The genomic region TTATGAAGACATTCAATTGATTCCAGAATTATGTGTTGTTGATTCCCGAAAAGAATGTGATACAACCGTTAAATTAGGAAAACATACCTTTAATTTACCTGTAGTACCTTCTAATATGGCAACGGTAGTTAATGAAGAATTATGTGAAAAACTAGCTGAAAAAAACTATTTTTATATTATGCATCGTTTTAATGTTAATGAAATTAAATTTATTAAACATATGAAAAGTAAAAATTTAATTACATCAATTTCCGTTGGTGTTAAACCAGATGATTATGCCTTAATTGAAACATTGCAAAAAGAAGCTTTAATTCCTGACTATATTACAATTGATATTGCCCATGGTCACGCCGTTAGTGTTAAGAAAATGATTGAACATATTCGTCACCATTTAGGGCACGAAACATTTATTATTGCTGGTAATGTTGGAACCCCAAAAGCTGTTCGTGATTTAGAACAATGAGGCGCTGATGCAACAAAAGTTGGAATTGGACCTGGAAAAGTATGTATTACAAAATTAAAAACTGGCTTTGGGAATGGTGGATGACAATTATCGGCCGTTAAATGATGCAGTAAAGGTAGTTCAAAACCAATTATTGCGGATGGTGGATTACGAGTTAATGGTGATATTGCCAAATCAATCCGAATGGGAGCGACAATGTGTATGATCGGAAGCTTATTTGCTGCTCATCAAGAATCACCAGGAAAAAAAGTTGAAAATAATGGCGTTAAATATAAAGTATATTTTGGCTCAGCAAGTGAATATAATAAAGGTGAAAAACGTTATGTTGAAGGAAAAAAAGAATTGATTGAAATTCGCGGTAGCATTTTTGAAACATTACGCGAAATGACCGAAGATTTACAATCATCAATTTCCTATGCTGGAGGAAAAGACCTTTCGGCCATTAAAAAAGTTGATTATGTCATTTTAAAAGATAGTAATTTTTAAATTGGTCGTATAAATAAAAGTAGGGTAAAGATAAAGTTGGTCGCGTGAAAAAAAGAATGGTTTTGAAAAAAACTCAGAAATTGAATAAGAATATATACTGTAAAACTAAATCATAAAAAATTAATAAAATTATAACAAATTAAAAATGGTGGAGATGGCGGGAATTGAACCCGCGTCCACAAATAACTTTCTAATACCTTCTACAGTTTAGTCTAATCATCTTTTTTTCATTATTTAATAGTAGGATTAGACAACTAATTAAATAACTAGATAATAAGATTTTTCAAAATCCTAACATTATCAATCAGAATTTCTATTAGATTAAATTTTGAGATACGATAATAATTAATAACCTACAATTAATCATCATTACGGCTAGCAATCCTCTAACAACGAGGAATTAAGCTGCTAACATTGGTCTCCCTGCTAATTGATTATTCATCAAGAAAGTAGGAATTTCAACTTTTTCTTCTGTTTGTTTTTTGTTTGCATTTCTTCAAACCTAGTAGCATTATAGTTTGCCAAACTACTGCCAATATTAGTAGATCATTCCTGTCGAAACCAGAACATCCCCATATAGTAATTATACTCTTAAATTATTAAACTGTATACTGTAAAACTAAATGATAAAAAGTTAATAAAACCATAACAAATTAAAAATAAAAAACAATAATCACAAAAAATATTAAATTAAAAATATTGTTTTTAATATTTATTTTTATAATTTTATTAACTTTTATTTTTTATTTTATAAATATTCTTGTTGGGAAAAATTAAAAATAGTTGCAATTAATTAAAAAAGAATTATAATAAAACCATAAATATTAGAGGAGTAATTAATAACATAGTTCAGAGAGTTAATTGGCGGTGTGAAATTAACCTATTGTTTTAATGAAGGTTGCTAAATATTTTAACTTGATATTTTAATTAAGGTAGTAAGTAATACTTATTAAAGAAGGATGGTACCGTAATTATTGCATAATAATTGCTCCTATTATTTTATTTAAATAATAGGAGTTTTTATTTAGAAAGGATAGCGTATGGGAAAAGAATTAACAAAGAAATATAATCATGACTTAGTCGAAAAAGGAAAGTATCAATTTTGGAAAACAGCAGATTATTTTACAGCGGATGTGAAAAGTAAACAACCAAGTTTTAGTATTGTCATCCCCCCCCCAAATGTAACTGGAAAACTACATTTAGGACATGCTTGGGATACAACATTACAAGATTTAATTATTCGTTATAAAAAATTAATGGGATTTGATACATTATATTTACCAGGAATGGATCATGCCGGAATTGCTACCCAAGCAAAGGTTGAAGAACGCTTACGCGTAACAAAAAAGATGTTACGTCATGATTTAGGGCGTGAAAAGTTTATTGAACAAGTTTGAATATGAAAAGAAGAATATGCCGAAGTTATTCGAGAACAATGAGCTAAGTTAGGATTAGCATTAGATTATTCTCGCGAACAATTTACTTTAAATGACAATTTATCAGCAGCAGTGCAAAAAGTCTTTATTGATTTATATCAAAAAGGATTAATTTATCGTGGCAAACGAATTATTTCATGAGACCCATTGCAAAAAACTGCTTTATCAAATATTGAAGTTATTTATCAAGAGCAACAAGGAAAAATGTATTATTTTAAATATTTTTTAGAAAATAGTACAAGCGAGTTTTTAACAATTGCAACAACTCGCCCAGAAACAATGTTTACTGATCAATGTGTTGTCGTTAATCCAAATGATAAGCGCTATCGACAATATTGAAATAAGAAAGTCGTAAATCCAGCGAATGGTGAATTAATTCCTGTTATTTGTGATGATTATGTTGATCAAGATTTTGGAACAGGGGCAATGAAATGTACGCCAGCCCATGATGCTAATGATTTTGAAATTGCTTTGCGTCATCATTTAGCAATGCCAATTTGTATGAATTTAGATGGGACAATGAATGAACTAGCTGGGGAATATAATAACCAAGATCGTTTTACCGCTCGTCAGAATTTAGTTAATGATTTAACTAAACAGAAATTAGTCGTTGAGATTAAAGATCATTTTCATCAAGTCGGTTTTTCAGAACGAAGCGGGGCTATTGTTGAACCATATTTATCCGATCAATGATTTTTTAAAATGGCTTATTTTGCTGAAAAAATTATTAAATTTCAAGCAACAAATGACCAAATTAAGTTTTACCCGTCTCGTTTTAATACAACATTAATTAATTGAATGGAAAATGTACAAGACTGATGTATTTCACGTCAATTATGATGAGGGCACCAAATTCCTGCTTGATATCATAAAGATGATTTAACAAAGATTCATGTTGGTCTAACAGCACCAGATAATAGTAAAAATTGAGTGCAAGATGAAGATGTCTTAGACACTTGATTTTCGTCGGCATTATGACCAATGACAACTTTAGGATGAATTTCAGATGAAACATTATTTCAACGTTATTTTCCAACCAATGTTTTAGTTACTGGTTATGATATTATTTTCTTTTGGGTTTCGAGAATGATGTTTGAATCATTAGAATTTACCAATAAAAAACCGTTTAATGATGTTTTAATTCATGGATTAATTCGGGATGAAGAAGGGCGTAAAATGAGTAAATCCTTAGGAAATGGGATTGACCCAATGGATGTTATTAAAGAATATGGGGCTGATACCTTACGTTATTTTTTAGTTACAAATAGTGCGCCAGGTCAAGACTTGCGTTTTTCTTTAGAGAAGGTAAAAGGAGCATGAAATTTTATTAATAAATTATGAAATGCTACTCGATATATTGAAATGAATTTACCAAGTAATTTCAACCCATTAGCTAATTTTGACCAAGAGATTAAGAAATTATTAGCACATCAAGCGAATGAGATTGATCAATGAATTTTAACGGAATTAACAAAAACAATTGTGAAAGTTCAAACTAATATGGAGAAATATGAGTTTGTGTTAGTCAGTAAAGCTTTGTATGATTTTGTGTGAAATAAGTTTTGTTCATGATATATTGAATTAACAAAAGTTAATTTGCAAAGCGATAATGTCACCATTCAAATGGCATCGTTACAAACATTATTTTATGTGCTAAAACAAATTTTAATTATGATGCATCCTTTTATTCCATTTGTAACAGAAGAGATTTATCAGAAACTAAATTTAAAACAATCAATTATGTTAGAAAATTATCCAACAACTAATTTTAATTATGATGTTGATTATTTAAATGTAGTGACCGAAATTGTTGCTGCTATACGAGAAGTGCGTAGTGATTATCAAGTTAAAAAACAACAGGAAATTGAAATTTGAGTTGATCAAACAAGTAGCAA from Spiroplasma endosymbiont of Polydrusus cervinus harbors:
- a CDS encoding GMP reductase gives rise to the protein MKAFDYEDIQLIPELCVVDSRKECDTTVKLGKHTFNLPVVPSNMATVVNEELCEKLAEKNYFYIMHRFNVNEIKFIKHMKSKNLITSISVGVKPDDYALIETLQKEALIPDYITIDIAHGHAVSVKKMIEHIRHHLGHETFIIAGNVGTPKAVRDLEQWGADATKVGIGPGKVCITKLKTGFGNGGWQLSAVKWCSKGSSKPIIADGGLRVNGDIAKSIRMGATMCMIGSLFAAHQESPGKKVENNGVKYKVYFGSASEYNKGEKRYVEGKKELIEIRGSIFETLREMTEDLQSSISYAGGKDLSAIKKVDYVILKDSNF
- a CDS encoding valine--tRNA ligase; its protein translation is MGKELTKKYNHDLVEKGKYQFWKTADYFTADVKSKQPSFSIVIPPPNVTGKLHLGHAWDTTLQDLIIRYKKLMGFDTLYLPGMDHAGIATQAKVEERLRVTKKMLRHDLGREKFIEQVWIWKEEYAEVIREQWAKLGLALDYSREQFTLNDNLSAAVQKVFIDLYQKGLIYRGKRIISWDPLQKTALSNIEVIYQEQQGKMYYFKYFLENSTSEFLTIATTRPETMFTDQCVVVNPNDKRYRQYWNKKVVNPANGELIPVICDDYVDQDFGTGAMKCTPAHDANDFEIALRHHLAMPICMNLDGTMNELAGEYNNQDRFTARQNLVNDLTKQKLVVEIKDHFHQVGFSERSGAIVEPYLSDQWFFKMAYFAEKIIKFQATNDQIKFYPSRFNTTLINWMENVQDWCISRQLWWGHQIPAWYHKDDLTKIHVGLTAPDNSKNWVQDEDVLDTWFSSALWPMTTLGWISDETLFQRYFPTNVLVTGYDIIFFWVSRMMFESLEFTNKKPFNDVLIHGLIRDEEGRKMSKSLGNGIDPMDVIKEYGADTLRYFLVTNSAPGQDLRFSLEKVKGAWNFINKLWNATRYIEMNLPSNFNPLANFDQEIKKLLAHQANEIDQWILTELTKTIVKVQTNMEKYEFVLVSKALYDFVWNKFCSWYIELTKVNLQSDNVTIQMASLQTLFYVLKQILIMMHPFIPFVTEEIYQKLNLKQSIMLENYPTTNFNYDVDYLNVVTEIVAAIREVRSDYQVKKQQEIEIWVDQTSSKNKINTALITLINEFILKMVNSKIIGVLQQKDEHQKYLTIPLSNVILEVVANDIIDETTEQAKTTIELTRLEQEIKRSKNILENQNFLAKASAEKIKIEQEKYSQYLEKYQQLKGKITNENSNN